The genomic window TGAGCAACTTGATATGTGAGCCTGCCAGCAGTTAACCCTAGCTCTGAATTAGTAGTTAAAGGGTTACCGTTCTTCGGGCTCCTCAACGACTCCAATGCTAGAAAGAGGGCGATAGGTGTAGCTTTGTCGAGGTGTTTTTTGGATATCTTCCTTAATGTTGTCGAGATCAATATAGCGATCGGCCACATTGATCAAGCTATCACTGGTCATGGAGCGCAGGCTCACGACCTCAACCCGTACCCCTCGGTAACTGACTGAATTAACAGCGTACGCTAAGTCGCCATCCCCACTGACCAAAACCGCTGTGTCGTAAGAAGAAACCAAAGCCATCATGTCTACAGCGATTTCAACATCCAAGTTGGCTTTTTTAGAACCATCGGGTAGCTGCACCAAGTCTTTAGAGATCACGCGATAGCCGTTACGCCGCATCCAAAGCAAAAAACCTTGTTGTTTTTCGTTTGTGCGATCGACCCCTGTATAGAAAAAGGAGCGAAGTAAGCGCGAACCCGCTGTCAGACGGCAAAGCAGCTTGGTGTAATCAATTTCGATCCCTAACTGCAATGCGGCATAAAACAAGTTAGAGCCATCAATAAAAATGGCAACACGGCCCCGATTTTCTAAAACCTGCTCCGGCGTGAATACAGTGCTACTTTCTAAATTGTTCAACATGGTTGTTATACCTCTTTTTTATGAAAAAATTGATGTTTCATTGAGCTACCTACTAATGACCGTAGCACTGATAGACTAAACTCCGCCTAGGTAACTGCTTCCGGAGCCTCTAAACGTTGAAATACAGGTTTAGGATCACCTAGTGGCTGACTACCAGGTAGTATTCCCCATGTAGCATGAGTCACAAACGGAACTGAAACATCTATTAAACTTTGGTGGTCGAAATCTACAGTAAATCCAAGCTGCTGATAGATTGCACTACTGACATTTGGAATAATCGGTGATAACAGATAGGCGGCGAGCCTAACCGAT from Trichocoleus desertorum ATA4-8-CV12 includes these protein-coding regions:
- a CDS encoding NYN domain-containing protein → MLNNLESSTVFTPEQVLENRGRVAIFIDGSNLFYAALQLGIEIDYTKLLCRLTAGSRLLRSFFYTGVDRTNEKQQGFLLWMRRNGYRVISKDLVQLPDGSKKANLDVEIAVDMMALVSSYDTAVLVSGDGDLAYAVNSVSYRGVRVEVVSLRSMTSDSLINVADRYIDLDNIKEDIQKTPRQSYTYRPLSSIGVVEEPEER